CCGTCCGCGCCGGGTCGATGAGCACCGTCGGGATGGATGTGAGGTGTTCCAGGCATTTCCGCGGGAAGTGGGCGCCGGGATCGCTTGCCACGATAAGGCAGGCGTCGCATTCCTTCCGCGCCAGGATGTCCACCGCCGTCGTCTCGCCCGGGTTGTAGAAGGCGATCTGCCGGGAGAAGTCGACGGCGTACGGGTACCCGGTCATCCAGGTGAAGACTTCGTTCGAGCCGTAGACATTGTAATGGCCCCGCAGGGGCGTCAGGGTCCACTTCGTGTACCTGTTCAGTTCGTCCACCAGTTCGATGGCATTCCTGACGTTCTTGTATCGGCCCGGCGCCATGGTCAGCCCGACGCCGAAGAAGAAGGCGCCGAATTTCGCACTCTTGCACATCTCCGCGATCCGTTCGAGCTGTTCCTTCGTCACGCCGGCGACGGTCGGCGGCACGACGTCGCCGCGCCCCCGCACGATCGCCCGCAGGGCCGAGAAGACCGCATAGTCGCCGCCCGGTGTGATCTGCACGAACTCGTCGGCGATGCTCGCGGTCTCGGTCTTCCTGATGTCTACGACGATGAGTTTCCTCTCCCTGAAGGAGTTCTGGAGGAAGAAACCGTCGGCATAGGTGGTGTACCGGCTCATGTGCCGCGGGTGGGCCTCGGTCGGGTTGCAACCCCAGTAGACGATCAGGTCGGCCCTGTTCTTCACCTGGCCGAGGGTGCAGCCCGGATGGCCCACCTCCTGGATGGCCAGGATAGAGGGGCCGTGGCAGACCGAGGTGGTCGAGTCGATGACGCCGCCGAGGAGTTCGGCCATGGAGACGCCGAGGCCCTGTGCCTCCCCCTGCGTGCTCGACCAGCCGTACAGCAGGGGCCGGTCGGCGTCGAGGAGGACGCCGGCGGCGTACTCGATCGCCTCGTCATAGGTGGCGTCCCGCCAGCCCGCGCCGTCCCGCATGATCGGGCCTTTCAGGCGGTCCATCGAGG
The sequence above is a segment of the Methanofollis sp. genome. Coding sequences within it:
- a CDS encoding formylmethanofuran dehydrogenase subunit B; translated protein: MIHTDMVCPFCGCLCDDIVVETEGNAVVRVDNACTLGTHKLMNASMDRLKGPIMRDGAGWRDATYDEAIEYAAGVLLDADRPLLYGWSSTQGEAQGLGVSMAELLGGVIDSTTSVCHGPSILAIQEVGHPGCTLGQVKNRADLIVYWGCNPTEAHPRHMSRYTTYADGFFLQNSFRERKLIVVDIRKTETASIADEFVQITPGGDYAVFSALRAIVRGRGDVVPPTVAGVTKEQLERIAEMCKSAKFGAFFFGVGLTMAPGRYKNVRNAIELVDELNRYTKWTLTPLRGHYNVYGSNEVFTWMTGYPYAVDFSRQIAFYNPGETTAVDILARKECDACLIVASDPGAHFPRKCLEHLTSIPTVLIDPARTVTTPLCRCQIPTAVTGIDASGTAYRMDGVPIHVKTFLDLGYPTDTEVIGRIFEKVQEVRHP